DNA sequence from the Devosia lacusdianchii genome:
CAGACGCGGGCCCCCGACGCCGACTTTGCCCCGCTCAAGGACGTCTTTTCCGACGAGCAGATCGCCAAGATCACCATCGCGATCGGTGCGATCAATGTGTGGAACCGCATCGCCGTCGGCTTCCGCACCCCGCACCCCGTCGACAAGCCTGCCCGCGCCGCCTGAAGTCTTGCACCTCTCCTCGAGGGGAGAGGTGCCGTCCCGTTCACGCAACGCGCACGTGGAAATCGAGATGCGTGGTCAGCCTCGTATGGCGGCCACCGATCGGTTCCAACGTCGCGGTGAGGCCGTCCCACAGGCGCTCGCCGGCGCCGATCAGCACCGGGGCGATCTGTAGGTGCAGCGTGTCGATGGCGCCGACATTGAGATAGTGGCGCAGCGTGCTGACGCCGCCCGCAACGACCACATTCCGATCCCCGGCCGCCTCGCTGGCCCGGGTCAGCGCCACTTCCGGCCCTTCGGTCACGAAGTTGAATACCGTACCGCCCTCCATCACGATCGGCGACCGCGCATAGTGCGTCAGGACAAACACCGGCGCGTGATAGGGCGGGTTGGGTCCCCACCAGCCTTTCCACTCTTCTTCCCATACGTCCGGCCCAGGCGCGGCAAACATGTTCCGCCCCATGATGAAGGCGCCGTAATCGGTGATGGCGTCGATCTCGGCCTTGTTGTTCTCGGCGTCCTCGATCATCCAGCGATGCATGGGTTCGCCCTCGATGTCGCCAAACGGCTTTGCCGGCTCTGGTTGAGGCCGGTGCCGAACCCGTCCAGTGAGAGGCTCATGTGAGCGCGTACTTGCTGCGTCATTTCCTGCTCCAATACTTAATATATGAATTAAGTATCGGGCTGATATTGGTGCCTGTCAACTCGCGCGCTGTTGCACGCGCTGTTGGTCGCCGGCGCCAACCCGCTCGACAATTTTGTGATCAACGAGAATTTTGAAGAATTTGCCTTTGCCGCTCAGTTTGGTGCCGAGTTCGGGCGTTGCTGAGTTGATCGCTTTTGTCAGGAGATGGTGATGGACCGCGCCTCCGGCGCATGTTGTGGCCACGATTGCCTTCAGCGTATCGATCTCTGCTGGCGACAACACCAGGCCCGGCTGGGGTGCTACAGCGACAGGTTTAGACCGCTGCCCCACTCGTTCGAAACTGCTGCAGGCCGAGCGAAACGCAACATTGGGCTCTCGCTCTGCAAAGCCCATCACCGTTACGCCTGAATCGCGCAGCCGGAGCGCCAGGGGCGTGAAGTCCCGGTCGTGAGTGACCAGCGCCACCGTCTCGACGCTTCCGCGATGCACGAGGTCCATCGCCTCTATGGTCAGCCTGATATCGGCAGAGTTCTTCCCTTTGCCCAGGCTGGGCTGCATCACCAATTCGATGCCATTGTCTCGGGCATACGGTACCCAAGTCGTCAGCAAGGAGAAATCGCCAACGGCGCACGCTGTTTGCACTACGCCGAGCCGCCGCAATTGCTCAAGCACGATAGGGGTAATGTCGCAGCCGACATTTTCGGCATCAATCAGGACGGCGATACGCGGCTTTGCCATGGCAGACCTCTGGACGCCACGAAAGCCTAGGCGCTGCCCATAAAACAATCACACGGTATTTGCCGACAATTTTGCTTAACTACCGTGGCCGCGGCGTCAGGCCAAACAGGAAGAGCTGCTCGAGATAGCGCGCCGCATCCTCGAAGCGCCCCTCGCCGCCGCGGGCAGGTCCGAGCACCGCCCGCACCTGCACGTCGAAATCGGCGTAGTGCTGCGTCGTCGCCCAGATCGAGAAGATCAGGTGATAGGGATCGGTGCGGGCAATCTTGCCCTGATCCATCCAGCCCGTCAGCACCTTGGCCTTTTCGTCGACCAGGTTGCGGAGATCGATCTCGATCATCTCGATAATCCGTGGCGCGCCCTGCAGCATTTCATTGGCAAACAGCCGGCTTTCCCGCGGAAAGTCGCGCGCCATTTCGAGCTTGCGGCGGATATAGGAGCGGATCTCGGGGAAGGGGTCGCCATCGGCGTCCATCTCGCGCAGTGGCGCCAGCCAGGTCACCAGCAATTCGCTCATCAACCTGCGGTGAATCTCTTCCTTGCGCGGAAAATAGTAGAGCAGGTTGGGTTTGCTCATCCCCGCCACCTCGGCGATCTGGTCGATCGTCGAGCCGCGAAAGCCGTGCACGGAAAACACTTCGAGCGCCGCTTCCAGGATGATGTCTTGCTTTTCCCTCTGGATACGAGTCAGCGGCCGCAGCTTGGCCGGCGGGTGCGGCGCAACGGCAGCCTTGGCGTCGGCCTTATGCTGGCGCCTGGCGGAGATCGTGGCTTCGGCACTTTTCACTTTGGTCGGCGGCATTTTCGCCTTGCTAGAAAGTTTGGGAGTGCTAACATTTTTCCAACTGGTCAAAATTCTTGGCAATACGTTCCCGCGTCAAGTGCCAAATAACGACCGAGAACAGAATCAACGGGAGCGAGGGTTTCGTGTCCAATTCAACTGCCGTGGTGCCGAACGATCTGAGCGCCTTCTGGATGCCGTTCACGGCCAACCGCCAGTTCAAGAAGTCGCCGCGCATGTTCGTGGCCGCCAAGGACATGCACTACACCACCAGCGACGGCCGCCAGGTGCTTGACGGCACCGCGGGTCTCTGGTGCGTCAACGCAGGCCACGCTCGTCCCAAGATCGTCGAGGCCATCGCCAAGCAGGCGGCTGAACTCGACTACGCCCCGGCCTTCCAGATGGGCCACCCCAAGGCGTTCGAACTGGCCAACCGCATTGTCGATATCGCGCCCGAAGGCCTCAACCACGTGCTGTTCACTAATTCCGGTTCGGAATCGGTCGAAACCGCACTCAAGGTCGCCTTGGCCTATCACCGGGTAAAGGGCGAGGGTGCCCGCTCGCGCCTGATCGGCCGCGAACGCGCCTATCACGGCGTCAATTTCGGCGGCATTTCGGTGGGCGGTATCGTCACCAACCGCAAGATGTTCGGCTCCCTGCTTGGCGGCGTCGATCACATGCCGCACACCCATAACCTTGCCAAGAATGCCTTCTCCAAGGGCCTGCCGGAATATGGCGCCGAGCTGGCCGACGAGCTCGAGCGCATCGTCACCCTGCATGATGCCTCCACTATTGCCGCCGTCATTGTCGAGCCGGTCGCCGGCTCAACCGGCGTGCTGATTCCGCCGGCCGGCTATCTCAAGCGCCTGCGCGAAATCACCAAGAAACACGGCATTCTGCTGATTTTCGACGAGGTCATCACCGGTTTCGGCCGCCTCGGCACCCCGTTCGGCGCCGACTATTTTGGCGTCACGCCCGATATCATGGTCACCGCCAAGGGCCTGACCAATGGGGTCATCCCCATGGGCGCAGTTCTGGTTTCCTCCGAAATCCACGACGCCTTCATGCAGGGCCCGGAACACGTCATCGAGTTTTTCCACGGCTATACCTATTCGGGCAATCCGATCGCCTCGGCCGCTGGCCTCGCTACGCTCGAAACCTACAAGGACGAGGGCTTGCTCACCCGCGGCGCGGCTCTGGCCCCGGTCTGGCAGGAAGCGCTGCACTCGCTCAAGGGCGAACCGCATGTCATCGACGTCAGAAACATCGGCCTCGTCGGCGCCATTGAGCTCGAACCCATCGCCGGCTCGCCCACCAAGCGCGCCTTCTCTGCCTTCCTCAAATGCTTTGAGGATGGCTATCTGATCCGCACCACCGGCGACATCATCGCCATGAGCCCGCCGCTCATCGTCTCTGAGTCCCAGATCGGCGAACTGATCGACGGCGTGCGCACCGCCCTGCGGAGTATCGAATAATGAACGTCATCGAGAACGCCGTCGCCGGCAAACGCTATGTCTCCTCGGGTCGCCGCGTGCCCGTGTTCAATCCGGCCACTGGCGAAGTCTCGGCCGAGCTGCCGCTCTCGACGATCGCCGAACTCAATGACGCCGTTGCCTCGGCCAAGAAGGCACAGGTCGCCTGGGGCAATACCCCGCCGATGAAGCGCGCCCGCGTCATGTTCAAGTTCAAGGCCCTGCTCGATCAATA
Encoded proteins:
- a CDS encoding aspartate aminotransferase family protein, giving the protein MPFTANRQFKKSPRMFVAAKDMHYTTSDGRQVLDGTAGLWCVNAGHARPKIVEAIAKQAAELDYAPAFQMGHPKAFELANRIVDIAPEGLNHVLFTNSGSESVETALKVALAYHRVKGEGARSRLIGRERAYHGVNFGGISVGGIVTNRKMFGSLLGGVDHMPHTHNLAKNAFSKGLPEYGAELADELERIVTLHDASTIAAVIVEPVAGSTGVLIPPAGYLKRLREITKKHGILLIFDEVITGFGRLGTPFGADYFGVTPDIMVTAKGLTNGVIPMGAVLVSSEIHDAFMQGPEHVIEFFHGYTYSGNPIASAAGLATLETYKDEGLLTRGAALAPVWQEALHSLKGEPHVIDVRNIGLVGAIELEPIAGSPTKRAFSAFLKCFEDGYLIRTTGDIIAMSPPLIVSESQIGELIDGVRTALRSIE
- a CDS encoding TetR family transcriptional regulator C-terminal domain-containing protein — translated: MPPTKVKSAEATISARRQHKADAKAAVAPHPPAKLRPLTRIQREKQDIILEAALEVFSVHGFRGSTIDQIAEVAGMSKPNLLYYFPRKEEIHRRLMSELLVTWLAPLREMDADGDPFPEIRSYIRRKLEMARDFPRESRLFANEMLQGAPRIIEMIEIDLRNLVDEKAKVLTGWMDQGKIARTDPYHLIFSIWATTQHYADFDVQVRAVLGPARGGEGRFEDAARYLEQLFLFGLTPRPR
- a CDS encoding dihydrofolate reductase family protein; the encoded protein is MHRWMIEDAENNKAEIDAITDYGAFIMGRNMFAAPGPDVWEEEWKGWWGPNPPYHAPVFVLTHYARSPIVMEGGTVFNFVTEGPEVALTRASEAAGDRNVVVAGGVSTLRHYLNVGAIDTLHLQIAPVLIGAGERLWDGLTATLEPIGGRHTRLTTHLDFHVRVA
- a CDS encoding NYN domain-containing protein; amino-acid sequence: MAKPRIAVLIDAENVGCDITPIVLEQLRRLGVVQTACAVGDFSLLTTWVPYARDNGIELVMQPSLGKGKNSADIRLTIEAMDLVHRGSVETVALVTHDRDFTPLALRLRDSGVTVMGFAEREPNVAFRSACSSFERVGQRSKPVAVAPQPGLVLSPAEIDTLKAIVATTCAGGAVHHHLLTKAINSATPELGTKLSGKGKFFKILVDHKIVERVGAGDQQRVQQRAS